In Nocardia yunnanensis, one DNA window encodes the following:
- a CDS encoding class I SAM-dependent methyltransferase, which yields MNEAIAARAQISLVSQESRYLFRLGGDEDVETAMTENLDPREGSLTTRPTAADRARALLDPARCRGLVPHDAGYLQTAGIEIPATRGFGQQLMRTRFYAGVYQLGRPIGLRVASALQAPGRDEDRARTARSLRLRPGHTVLDIACGPGNFTGTYGHAVGRDGLAIGLDASHPMLRRAVADNPGPAVAYLSGDAENLPFRDGVADAVSCLAALYLINEPFRAIEEMARVLVPGGRIVLLTSLAPGGRRDRPHVMVMERLSTMRMFGRDEITDFLRALGFDEIEQVTAGLAQTVTATKR from the coding sequence ATGAATGAGGCCATTGCCGCGCGGGCACAAATATCACTAGTATCCCAAGAAAGTCGCTATTTGTTCCGCCTCGGCGGTGACGAGGATGTGGAGACGGCAATGACCGAGAACCTGGACCCGCGAGAAGGTTCGCTCACAACCCGCCCGACGGCAGCGGATCGTGCGAGGGCGCTCCTGGATCCGGCACGCTGCCGCGGACTCGTTCCCCACGATGCCGGATATCTCCAGACCGCCGGTATCGAGATTCCCGCGACCAGGGGCTTCGGCCAGCAACTCATGCGCACCCGGTTCTATGCGGGCGTCTACCAGCTGGGCCGACCCATCGGTCTGCGAGTGGCCAGCGCCCTGCAGGCACCCGGACGCGATGAGGACCGCGCCCGGACGGCCCGATCACTGCGCCTGCGACCGGGGCACACAGTGCTCGATATCGCCTGTGGCCCAGGCAATTTCACTGGGACTTATGGCCACGCCGTCGGCCGGGACGGGCTGGCGATAGGGCTCGACGCCTCACATCCGATGCTCAGGCGCGCCGTCGCCGACAACCCCGGTCCGGCAGTGGCCTACCTCTCGGGCGACGCCGAGAACCTGCCCTTCCGCGATGGTGTCGCCGACGCGGTCAGCTGCCTGGCGGCGCTCTATCTGATCAACGAACCGTTCCGGGCCATCGAGGAAATGGCGCGAGTACTCGTACCCGGCGGGCGGATCGTGCTGCTCACCAGCCTCGCACCCGGCGGACGCCGCGATCGTCCGCATGTCATGGTCATGGAGAGGCTCAGCACCATGCGTATGTTCGGTCGCGACGAGATCACCGATTTCTTGCGCGCACTCGGTTTCGACGAGATCGAACAGGTGACCGCGGGCCTGGCCCAGACCGTCACCGCGACCAAGCGATGA
- a CDS encoding ABC transporter permease encodes MMAAPYAPFGLGWAWRLTRRALLRAPFEAVGFAVAFVWEAFVSIPVTLHRYRAQTMRMITDMTWGRGSVIVGGGTVPVLMILGLAIGGGVGIQGYMALNLVGLGPMTGVVSAFANTRELAPIAAAVGFAAQAGCRMTAEIGSMRISEEIDALESLGLRSIPFVVTTRVLAGAITVVPTFLVTLLLSYFSCAAVVLVVHGQSSGIYDHYFYQFVNLHDIIAATVKMLVFSVVVILIHCYQGFFATGGPEGVGVASGRAVRASFIAIITLDMLLTIVLWGINSSITFSG; translated from the coding sequence ATGATGGCTGCGCCCTACGCTCCTTTCGGGCTCGGTTGGGCATGGCGCCTGACCCGGCGGGCACTCCTGCGTGCACCGTTCGAGGCGGTCGGGTTCGCCGTCGCGTTCGTCTGGGAGGCCTTCGTCTCGATCCCGGTCACCCTGCACCGCTACCGGGCGCAGACCATGCGCATGATCACCGATATGACCTGGGGCCGTGGTTCGGTGATCGTCGGCGGCGGCACGGTCCCGGTGCTGATGATCCTCGGCCTGGCCATCGGCGGCGGTGTCGGCATCCAGGGGTACATGGCCTTGAACCTGGTCGGGCTCGGGCCGATGACCGGTGTGGTCTCGGCTTTCGCCAATACCCGTGAGCTCGCGCCGATCGCGGCCGCGGTGGGTTTCGCAGCGCAGGCGGGTTGCCGGATGACGGCCGAGATCGGGTCCATGCGGATCTCGGAGGAGATCGATGCACTCGAATCCCTCGGTCTGCGCTCCATTCCGTTCGTCGTCACCACGCGTGTGCTCGCCGGCGCGATCACCGTGGTGCCGACCTTTCTGGTGACACTGCTGCTGAGCTACTTCTCCTGCGCTGCGGTCGTACTGGTCGTACACGGCCAATCCAGCGGGATCTACGACCACTACTTCTATCAATTCGTCAACCTGCACGACATCATCGCGGCCACTGTGAAGATGCTGGTGTTCAGTGTCGTGGTCATCCTGATCCATTGTTACCAAGGGTTTTTCGCCACGGGCGGCCCCGAAGGGGTGGGGGTCGCGAGCGGTCGTGCGGTACGGGCCAGCTTCATCGCCATCATCACCCTCGACATGCTGCTGACGATCGTGCTGTGGGGTATCAACTCGTCGATCACGTTCTCGGGGTGA
- a CDS encoding flavin-containing monooxygenase — MSSNIVDKTAPESLPEFEAVIIGGGVGGIAAGCQLRRAGIDDFVILERRDDFSGTWIANTYPGVALDVPSTSYEFTFAPNQWSRVFAEGSEVREYLQRVAREYNLYERARFGVSVEREVWDDEKGYWTVHLVGGGTVTARFALSATGFFLEPRSNAGIPDADKFTGKLMHSAGWDHSYDYQGKQVAVIGTGASSMQIVPSIAPKVAHLDVYQRTATWCFPKPDFAFGAIGRRLMRSQRFHTFAYMANWYVYQAAVVGAERLPKRAALALVEGLETVLRAAYRLYLRFQVTDRAARRALVPRHGVMANMPTFGRGFLQTFSRSNGNLVTTPIERFTENGIRTADGVEHHYDMIVLATGFNPASEPESFPTGTVLGRDGFDLGEFYRANGMQAYAGVTIPKMPNRWFLYGPYGWNGVTWVSMMENSALHIARVIAEAKANEVEVVEVTPEAHDAWHHTMTSSPSTVVAQEYLVERQVKRHNVHSYFSNSRGEAPILRPSLGFRDSLWNHSETFDPAKDYAFRSAVPTRERESTDAA, encoded by the coding sequence TTGAGTTCGAACATTGTGGACAAGACCGCACCCGAGTCGCTACCCGAATTCGAGGCCGTGATCATCGGCGGCGGTGTGGGTGGCATCGCGGCCGGTTGCCAGTTGCGTCGCGCCGGGATCGACGATTTCGTCATCCTCGAGCGGCGTGACGATTTCAGCGGAACCTGGATCGCCAACACGTATCCCGGTGTCGCGCTGGATGTGCCGTCCACCTCCTACGAGTTCACCTTCGCGCCGAACCAGTGGTCGCGGGTCTTCGCCGAGGGCTCCGAGGTGCGCGAGTACCTCCAGCGCGTCGCGCGTGAGTACAACCTGTACGAGCGGGCACGCTTCGGCGTCTCAGTCGAACGGGAGGTGTGGGACGACGAAAAGGGCTATTGGACAGTGCATCTCGTCGGCGGGGGGACCGTGACGGCACGGTTCGCGCTGAGCGCGACGGGCTTTTTCCTGGAACCGCGCTCCAACGCGGGCATCCCGGATGCCGACAAGTTCACCGGAAAGCTCATGCACTCCGCGGGCTGGGATCACTCCTACGACTACCAGGGCAAGCAGGTCGCGGTCATCGGCACCGGCGCCAGCTCCATGCAGATCGTGCCCTCGATCGCCCCGAAGGTCGCGCATCTGGACGTCTACCAGCGCACGGCGACATGGTGTTTCCCCAAGCCGGACTTCGCATTCGGCGCGATCGGCCGACGACTCATGCGATCTCAGCGGTTCCACACCTTCGCCTACATGGCGAACTGGTACGTCTACCAAGCCGCCGTAGTCGGCGCGGAGAGGCTTCCCAAGCGTGCCGCCCTGGCCCTGGTGGAGGGTCTCGAAACCGTCCTGCGCGCCGCCTATCGCCTGTATCTGCGCTTCCAGGTCACCGATCGGGCAGCGCGCCGTGCACTGGTGCCGCGTCACGGGGTGATGGCCAACATGCCCACCTTCGGGCGCGGATTCCTGCAGACCTTCAGCCGCAGCAACGGGAACCTGGTGACCACGCCGATCGAGCGCTTCACCGAGAACGGTATCCGCACCGCCGACGGCGTCGAGCACCACTACGACATGATCGTGCTGGCCACCGGCTTCAACCCGGCATCCGAGCCCGAATCGTTCCCGACCGGAACGGTATTGGGCCGCGACGGCTTCGACCTGGGCGAGTTCTACCGCGCCAACGGCATGCAGGCCTATGCCGGTGTCACGATCCCCAAGATGCCCAACCGCTGGTTCCTCTACGGCCCGTACGGCTGGAACGGCGTGACCTGGGTGAGCATGATGGAGAACTCGGCCCTGCACATCGCCCGGGTGATCGCCGAGGCGAAGGCGAACGAGGTCGAGGTCGTGGAGGTCACGCCCGAAGCGCACGACGCCTGGCACCACACCATGACCAGCAGCCCGTCCACCGTGGTGGCTCAGGAGTACCTGGTCGAACGTCAGGTCAAGCGGCACAACGTACATAGCTACTTCTCCAACAGCCGGGGCGAGGCGCCGATCCTGCGGCCCTCCCTCGGATTCCGCGACTCGCTGTGGAACCACAGCGAAACCTTCGACCCCGCCAAGGACTACGCGTTCCGCTCCGCCGTGCCCACGCGCGAACGCGAAAGCACCGACGCGGCATGA
- a CDS encoding MlaE family ABC transporter permease, translating to MTDAPTAKKAATKRDSLPIVLRRNISDTVLASVETLGRLVALAFEAVRGAITDLLSGKFQWRETLQQSWYLITVTAIPAVLMAVPFGVVVSVQVGNLIHQLGADSLFGAAGGLGVIQQGAPLATGLLLGGAGTATIAADLGARTIREEIDALRTMGISPVHRLVIPRLVAMLFVAPLLNILIIFVGVLAGYAVATGVQEVTPGSYWATFGAFSTLTDVVISIGKAVVFGFLVVVIGCQRGLEARGGPRGVADGVNASVVLSVVAIAVVNVGMTQLLSMFYPTKVA from the coding sequence ATGACTGATGCACCGACAGCGAAAAAGGCTGCCACGAAACGTGATTCCCTCCCGATCGTGCTCCGGCGAAATATCTCGGACACCGTGCTGGCGAGTGTCGAGACGCTGGGCCGCCTGGTGGCGCTCGCGTTCGAGGCGGTGCGGGGCGCGATCACGGACCTGCTGTCGGGCAAGTTCCAATGGCGCGAGACGCTGCAGCAGTCGTGGTATCTGATCACGGTGACGGCCATCCCGGCCGTGCTCATGGCGGTGCCGTTCGGCGTCGTGGTGTCGGTGCAGGTGGGCAACCTGATCCATCAGTTGGGCGCGGATTCCCTGTTCGGCGCGGCCGGTGGGCTCGGGGTTATTCAGCAGGGTGCGCCGCTGGCCACCGGGTTGCTGCTGGGTGGCGCGGGCACGGCCACCATCGCGGCCGATCTGGGTGCGCGCACCATCCGTGAGGAGATCGACGCGTTGCGCACGATGGGCATCAGCCCCGTGCATCGGCTGGTCATTCCCCGGCTGGTCGCCATGCTCTTCGTGGCGCCGCTGCTCAATATCCTGATCATCTTCGTCGGCGTGCTGGCCGGTTACGCGGTCGCCACCGGCGTACAGGAGGTGACGCCGGGTAGCTACTGGGCGACGTTCGGCGCGTTCTCCACACTCACCGATGTGGTGATCTCGATCGGCAAGGCCGTGGTGTTCGGATTCCTGGTGGTGGTCATCGGCTGCCAGCGCGGGCTGGAAGCCAGAGGCGGCCCGCGCGGTGTCGCCGATGGCGTGAACGCCTCGGTGGTGCTCTCGGTCGTGGCGATCGCGGTGGTCAATGTCGGTATGACGCAGCTGCTTTCCATGTTCTATCCGACGAAGGTGGCATGA
- a CDS encoding MlaD family protein, with product MSAMPAYGLSGVRTTRRGALLAGVLTLVVVVAMAFVWNGVSTHRGDNELRIQLRTSRTGDGVVSGAGVRLNGVSVGHIADVESSTGGTQLITLVLDRSQLYGLGDSLHVEYAPSNLFGISEVVLRRGDGGSPLRDGAIVDLTAPDRVDDATMGTLLRSLSQTTLTVLTPQLTEVLNQIGSDIKAFAPLVQAMVGVSTAIADTQRYPASFLIEQYSAFFNGVAQFGSGFVKLIANIYHIDVLRNDRAHFDVGVSLVVDQLFPLISRVLGTANGQLGGYADSLTVLLTQLARTVPDPDRSHADLTELLDRLDRTFQDTPDGPHVGLDVVLRGMPGLAVPLLGSALPTAGGTR from the coding sequence GTGAGCGCGATGCCTGCCTACGGATTGTCCGGAGTGCGCACCACGCGTCGTGGCGCGTTGCTCGCCGGGGTGCTGACCCTGGTGGTCGTCGTCGCCATGGCCTTCGTCTGGAACGGTGTGTCCACGCATCGCGGCGACAACGAGTTACGGATCCAACTGCGCACCAGCCGCACCGGAGACGGCGTAGTCTCCGGCGCCGGGGTACGTTTGAACGGAGTCTCGGTCGGGCACATCGCCGACGTCGAAAGTTCCACGGGTGGAACCCAATTGATCACCCTGGTCCTGGATCGCTCGCAGCTGTACGGCCTCGGCGACAGCCTCCACGTCGAATACGCGCCGTCGAACCTGTTCGGGATCAGCGAGGTCGTGCTGCGACGCGGCGACGGCGGCAGCCCGCTGCGTGACGGTGCGATCGTCGATCTCACCGCGCCGGACCGCGTCGACGACGCCACCATGGGCACCCTGCTGCGGTCACTGTCGCAGACCACCTTGACCGTACTGACCCCGCAGCTGACCGAGGTGCTCAACCAGATCGGTTCGGACATAAAAGCTTTCGCGCCGCTGGTGCAGGCGATGGTCGGGGTGAGCACGGCGATCGCCGACACGCAGCGCTATCCGGCCTCGTTCCTCATCGAGCAGTACTCCGCGTTCTTCAACGGCGTCGCCCAGTTCGGCTCCGGCTTCGTGAAGCTCATCGCGAACATCTATCACATCGACGTGCTGCGCAATGATCGTGCGCATTTCGACGTCGGCGTCTCGCTGGTGGTCGATCAGCTGTTTCCGCTCATCAGCCGAGTGCTGGGTACCGCGAACGGACAACTCGGCGGGTACGCCGACAGCCTCACCGTGCTGCTGACGCAACTGGCTCGCACCGTGCCCGACCCGGACCGCTCGCACGCGGATCTGACCGAACTGCTCGATCGGCTCGATCGCACCTTTCAGGACACGCCCGACGGCCCACACGTCGGCTTGGACGTCGTGCTGCGCGGCATGCCGGGACTCGCGGTGCCGCTGCTGGGCAGCGCGCTACCGACGGCGGGGGGAACTCGGTGA
- a CDS encoding flavin-containing monooxygenase, whose protein sequence is MTEGIRHPQFEVAVIGAGPGGIAAAAKLRMAGIDDIVILERADDVGGSWHENHYPGIAVDVPSTTYQYSFERNPNWSRFFAFGPEVKKYHADVARKYGLYEKTRFDSNVEREVWDDETCCWTLHLNDGSTVTARFVISAIGSFVRPKEDVGIAGAKSFRGKVQRPTSWDEDYDMAGKAVGIIGTGASAVQIIPAIAPEVGTLTVFQRTPVWSVPKPDFVVPMAMKMALGIPGVSATINGAAFIAVDVLLRFVSKTPIRAFRPIADKFDAWLIAGYGRYVRWVVKDPATAAKLSPNFGLLAKRPTMSTGYLPAYNRDNVTLITDPIEKITPTGVKTRDGVLHKLDVLILATGYEVFSDPETYRPGTVVGRNGFDLAEFYHAEGLQAYQSVSVPGLPNRWTLVGPYSWSGTSWHAFVEMTSDHAVRAITETRRRKAAVCEVRKEVADEYHREVHKKAEGVRYYLTELNGHVPTYYRNSQGDSTYIRPASFFEARRQTRKFPLDDYRYEPAPVAGAGQIDTTAGDSTPAAAAR, encoded by the coding sequence ATGACCGAGGGCATCCGACACCCGCAGTTCGAGGTGGCCGTGATCGGCGCCGGACCCGGCGGGATCGCCGCCGCGGCGAAACTCCGGATGGCCGGGATCGACGACATCGTCATTCTCGAACGCGCCGACGACGTCGGCGGTAGCTGGCACGAGAACCACTACCCGGGCATCGCGGTGGATGTGCCGTCGACCACCTACCAGTACTCCTTCGAACGAAACCCGAACTGGTCGCGCTTCTTCGCCTTCGGGCCGGAGGTGAAGAAATATCACGCGGACGTGGCGCGCAAGTATGGACTGTACGAGAAGACCCGCTTCGACAGCAATGTGGAGCGTGAGGTCTGGGACGACGAAACATGCTGCTGGACACTGCATCTCAACGACGGATCGACCGTGACCGCCCGCTTCGTGATCAGTGCGATCGGCTCGTTCGTGCGCCCCAAGGAAGACGTCGGCATTGCGGGCGCGAAGTCGTTTCGAGGTAAGGTTCAGCGCCCGACCTCCTGGGACGAGGACTACGACATGGCCGGCAAGGCGGTCGGCATCATCGGTACCGGAGCCAGTGCGGTACAGATCATTCCGGCGATCGCCCCCGAGGTCGGCACCCTCACGGTGTTCCAGCGCACCCCGGTCTGGTCGGTGCCGAAGCCGGACTTCGTGGTGCCCATGGCGATGAAGATGGCGCTGGGGATTCCCGGGGTCTCGGCGACGATCAACGGTGCGGCGTTCATCGCGGTCGATGTCCTGCTGCGGTTCGTCAGCAAGACCCCGATCAGGGCGTTCCGTCCGATCGCCGACAAGTTCGACGCCTGGCTGATCGCCGGATACGGCCGCTATGTGCGATGGGTGGTCAAGGACCCCGCCACGGCCGCCAAGTTGAGTCCCAACTTCGGTCTGCTCGCCAAACGCCCGACCATGTCGACCGGGTATCTGCCCGCCTACAACCGCGACAACGTCACGCTGATCACCGACCCGATCGAGAAGATCACCCCGACCGGGGTCAAGACCCGCGACGGCGTACTGCACAAGTTGGATGTGCTGATCCTGGCCACCGGATACGAGGTGTTCTCCGATCCGGAAACCTATCGGCCCGGAACCGTGGTGGGCCGCAACGGATTCGACCTCGCCGAGTTCTATCACGCCGAGGGTCTGCAGGCGTACCAGAGTGTCTCGGTGCCCGGCCTGCCGAATCGCTGGACGCTCGTCGGGCCCTACTCGTGGAGTGGCACCAGCTGGCACGCCTTCGTCGAAATGACCTCCGATCACGCCGTGCGCGCCATCACCGAGACTCGCCGACGCAAAGCTGCCGTTTGCGAGGTCCGCAAGGAAGTCGCCGACGAGTACCACCGCGAGGTGCACAAGAAGGCCGAGGGCGTGCGCTACTACCTCACCGAGTTGAACGGGCACGTACCCACCTACTACCGCAACTCCCAGGGCGACAGCACCTATATCCGGCCGGCCAGCTTCTTCGAAGCCCGTCGACAGACCCGCAAGTTCCCGCTCGACGACTACCGCTACGAGCCCGCGCCGGTGGCTGGGGCCGGGCAGATCGACACGACGGCAGGCGATTCGACTCCTGCCGCCGCCGCCCGATAA